A single window of Marinitoga hydrogenitolerans DSM 16785 DNA harbors:
- a CDS encoding DUF5685 family protein — protein sequence MYGYISLFFKPNEKERIHYTSHYCSLCHSLKKEFGNLYRMFIVREVSFFSIIKLKFDERNLKEIRCPWVGFKKRYIYKDLEKFKEFSYLNAFIIYGKLYDKLFDSNLEKMYIFIKGLRKKIVSYYGEEFINEYESILKKQFEIEKNNHELDEYFLPSIEITKMIIEKHGLDLPDDFSNYVGSLVYLYDAIYDFERDIKKGNFNPIKVTFNVNKLSDLSKEEKEYINFIIDYSTKEIISIFENSKINNKHFVKKLFSFSAIYHKKKIEELLLSDKTKNKKTKIDDTLYLKI from the coding sequence TTGTACGGATATATCTCCCTTTTTTTTAAACCAAATGAAAAAGAAAGAATACATTATACAAGTCATTATTGTTCGCTTTGCCATTCATTAAAAAAAGAATTTGGAAATTTATATAGAATGTTTATTGTAAGAGAAGTTTCTTTTTTTTCAATTATTAAACTGAAATTTGATGAGAGAAATTTAAAAGAAATAAGATGTCCATGGGTAGGATTTAAGAAAAGATATATATATAAAGATTTAGAAAAATTTAAGGAATTTTCATATTTAAATGCTTTTATCATATATGGAAAATTATATGATAAATTGTTTGATTCTAATTTAGAGAAAATGTATATATTTATTAAAGGCTTGAGAAAAAAGATTGTAAGTTATTATGGGGAAGAATTTATAAATGAATATGAGAGTATTTTAAAAAAGCAATTTGAAATAGAAAAAAATAATCATGAGTTAGATGAATATTTTTTACCTTCAATTGAAATAACAAAAATGATAATTGAAAAGCATGGGTTAGATCTTCCAGATGATTTTAGTAATTATGTGGGTTCTTTAGTATATCTCTATGATGCTATATATGACTTTGAAAGAGATATAAAAAAAGGAAATTTTAATCCAATAAAAGTTACGTTTAATGTAAATAAATTATCAGACTTATCGAAAGAAGAGAAAGAATATATAAATTTCATTATAGATTATTCAACAAAAGAGATAATAAGTATTTTTGAAAATTCAAAAATAAATAATAAACATTTTGTGAAAAAACTTTTTTCATTTAGTGCAATATATCATAAAAAGAAAATTGAAGAATTATTACTTTCAGATAAAACTAAAAATAAAAAAACAAAAATTGATGATACTTTGTACTTAAAAATATGA
- a CDS encoding GspE/PulE family protein, with translation MKNNLEEISVQQLFFNKKIDKGIKIKDIDPAILFEKYMGILLEKKVTDLHFSVDKQNSVISYRFNSTLIEFEKIPKKIYDKILTKIQILSKIDVVNDKDPSDGSFAFYNQRFRISLIRNTDGINCVIRKLKDISDLTVENLNYPEKFIDYIEKIKMMKSGLILFSGPTGSGKSTALAYILLDILKYKSKKIITIENPLEYQIPGAQQIEINSDSEKTTLLKNILRHDPDILMTGEIRTEEMSKLTVEAAMTGHLVFSTIHSNDVFNVINRLIEKGIKQNDILNSVKLIFNQNFVKIKCDCYVDENNKGCNKCHNTGYISIKPVFEILEINELTKEYLRKNDIKKIKQTPFYTFYEDELNQLLIKSKISINEYKTFFNDEQR, from the coding sequence ATGAAGAATAATTTGGAAGAAATTTCTGTTCAACAATTATTTTTTAATAAAAAAATAGATAAAGGAATAAAAATTAAAGACATTGATCCAGCTATACTTTTTGAAAAGTATATGGGTATTCTTTTAGAAAAGAAAGTAACCGATTTGCATTTTTCTGTAGATAAACAGAACTCCGTTATATCTTATAGATTTAATAGTACATTAATAGAATTTGAAAAAATTCCAAAGAAGATATATGATAAAATTTTGACTAAAATTCAGATATTGTCAAAAATAGATGTTGTTAATGATAAGGATCCGTCAGATGGGTCCTTTGCTTTTTATAACCAGAGATTTAGAATTTCATTGATTAGAAACACAGATGGTATAAATTGTGTAATAAGAAAATTGAAAGACATTTCAGATTTAACTGTTGAAAATTTAAATTATCCAGAAAAATTCATTGATTATATAGAAAAAATTAAAATGATGAAAAGCGGCCTTATTCTGTTTTCAGGACCAACAGGTAGTGGTAAATCAACTGCATTAGCATATATTTTACTTGATATTTTGAAATATAAATCAAAAAAGATTATTACAATTGAAAATCCTCTTGAATATCAAATACCAGGTGCTCAGCAAATTGAAATAAATAGTGATTCAGAAAAAACAACTTTATTGAAAAATATTTTAAGACATGATCCAGATATTTTAATGACAGGTGAAATTAGAACAGAAGAAATGTCTAAATTAACTGTAGAAGCAGCTATGACTGGTCATTTGGTTTTTTCTACAATACATTCAAATGATGTTTTTAATGTAATTAATAGATTGATTGAAAAAGGAATTAAACAAAATGATATTTTAAATTCTGTAAAGCTTATATTTAATCAAAACTTTGTAAAAATAAAATGTGATTGTTATGTTGATGAAAACAATAAAGGATGTAACAAATGTCATAATACAGGATATATTTCGATAAAACCAGTTTTTGAAATTCTTGAAATTAATGAATTAACAAAAGAATATTTAAGAAAAAACGACATAAAAAAAATAAAACAAACGCCTTTTTATACATTTTATGAAGATGAATTAAACCAATTACTTATCAAAAGCAAAATATCAATAAATGAATATAAAACTTTTTTTAATGATGAACAGAGGTGA
- the ftsZ gene encoding cell division protein FtsZ codes for MPFNLPIEDNSKEMFHKRPKYVIKVIGVGGAGNNAIERMVRLGVAEVDLIAANTDVQVLETSNAKFKLQLGKELTRGLGAGGNPEKGEKAAEESADEIREMIQGTDLLFITAGFGGGTGTGASPVIARIARELGILTVAVVTIPFHFEGSTKQKIANSGLNKLKPYVDTLIKISNDKLLEENDDIPIRQAFAKADDILYQGITGISDLITKKGLVNTDFADVESVLKRRGSAMLGIGWGKGPNKAEEAAKNALNSKFLENSVQNATAALVNVAGKNPTLKDLKIVTSILHSYSTDEVNLKYGITEVDDMQPDELKVTIVAAGYNKILNDFDGENIYEIPAIYRLFGNNVLNEEKIKLEKYLEAQQGDYEE; via the coding sequence ATGCCATTTAATTTGCCTATTGAGGATAATTCTAAAGAAATGTTTCATAAAAGGCCTAAGTATGTTATTAAAGTTATAGGTGTTGGTGGTGCTGGTAACAACGCTATTGAAAGAATGGTAAGATTAGGTGTTGCTGAAGTCGATCTTATTGCGGCTAATACTGATGTGCAAGTTTTGGAAACAAGCAATGCAAAATTTAAATTACAACTTGGAAAGGAATTAACAAGAGGGTTAGGAGCTGGTGGAAATCCGGAAAAAGGGGAAAAAGCTGCCGAAGAAAGTGCTGATGAAATAAGAGAAATGATTCAAGGAACTGATTTGCTGTTCATTACAGCTGGATTTGGTGGTGGAACTGGTACTGGGGCTTCTCCAGTAATAGCTCGTATAGCTAGGGAATTAGGCATATTAACAGTTGCAGTTGTAACTATACCATTTCATTTTGAAGGTTCAACAAAACAAAAAATAGCAAATAGTGGTTTGAATAAATTAAAACCATATGTTGATACGTTAATAAAAATTTCAAATGATAAATTACTTGAAGAAAATGATGATATTCCAATAAGACAAGCTTTTGCAAAAGCTGACGATATTTTATATCAAGGAATAACAGGAATTTCCGATTTAATTACCAAAAAAGGTTTGGTAAATACAGATTTTGCTGATGTGGAATCTGTTTTAAAAAGAAGAGGTTCCGCAATGCTTGGTATTGGTTGGGGTAAAGGACCTAATAAAGCTGAAGAAGCTGCCAAAAATGCCTTAAATTCCAAATTTTTGGAAAATTCAGTTCAAAATGCTACAGCAGCTTTAGTTAATGTTGCAGGTAAAAATCCAACATTAAAAGATTTAAAAATAGTAACTTCTATTTTACATTCATATTCAACCGATGAAGTTAATTTAAAATATGGTATTACTGAAGTTGATGATATGCAACCTGATGAACTAAAGGTTACTATTGTTGCTGCTGGATATAATAAAATATTGAATGATTTTGACGGAGAAAATATTTATGAAATCCCTGCAATATATAGACTGTTTGGGAATAATGTTTTAAATGAAGAAAAGATTAAATTAGAAAAATATTTAGAAGCACAGCAGGGAGATTATGAAGAATAA
- a CDS encoding cell division FtsA domain-containing protein produces MAKKVIYAIDVGNFFIKGIALEEVKGRFQMISKSIERAEGIVKGQVQDVKALRRKIENVIYTLEGENNKAKEIEIILSYATNELKISRESYTLEFSEPKEITEGDLEKIKSNIQQKYSELNKEVLDIKFVNFEVDDKKVKNPVAFVANYSLNAVINVIWVPENAFAPIRNTIKNLVEGEIPIYDSTLAAAYGVTNTSDRNLGVGIIDLGHSKARMLIFKDGIPKFYLDFEVGMEYVLKDLMHVLKTSEGEALRLLEEQAVCLQDTKVVKKVDYLSLVGDHYEYTTQNLLNKIVFARTREIINKLNSDLAKLEYENTLEIAGGLQAGIVHTGGGARIKNIEKTISDFMGSQTRLGVASNNSSNFYIENADELFKDPLFSPILGTINLYFSGTNIPKLYIEDSKDYVENNFHEEKVEKKGGFFSRLGRILLGGNEDAI; encoded by the coding sequence ATGGCCAAAAAGGTTATTTATGCAATTGATGTCGGAAATTTTTTCATTAAAGGTATAGCATTAGAGGAAGTTAAAGGAAGATTTCAAATGATTTCCAAATCAATAGAGAGAGCTGAGGGGATTGTAAAAGGACAGGTTCAAGATGTGAAAGCATTAAGGAGAAAAATAGAAAATGTTATTTATACTTTAGAAGGGGAAAATAATAAAGCAAAAGAAATAGAAATAATTTTATCTTATGCTACTAATGAATTAAAAATTTCAAGAGAAAGTTATACATTAGAATTCTCTGAACCAAAAGAAATCACAGAAGGAGATTTAGAAAAAATTAAATCAAATATACAACAAAAATATTCTGAATTAAATAAAGAGGTTTTAGATATAAAATTTGTGAATTTTGAGGTGGATGATAAGAAGGTAAAAAATCCGGTAGCTTTTGTTGCGAATTATAGTTTAAATGCGGTGATAAATGTTATTTGGGTACCTGAAAATGCTTTTGCTCCTATTAGAAATACAATAAAAAATTTAGTAGAAGGTGAAATTCCAATATATGATTCGACTTTAGCAGCAGCTTATGGAGTTACAAATACTTCAGATAGAAATCTTGGTGTTGGTATTATAGATTTAGGACATTCAAAAGCAAGAATGTTGATTTTCAAGGATGGAATCCCTAAATTTTATTTGGATTTTGAGGTTGGTATGGAATATGTATTAAAAGATTTAATGCATGTTTTAAAAACATCTGAAGGAGAAGCTTTAAGACTTCTTGAAGAACAGGCAGTTTGTCTTCAAGATACAAAAGTTGTGAAGAAAGTTGACTATTTGAGTTTAGTTGGAGATCATTATGAATATACTACACAGAATTTACTTAATAAAATAGTTTTTGCGAGAACTCGAGAAATAATAAATAAATTAAATAGTGATTTAGCTAAATTAGAATATGAAAATACACTTGAAATAGCTGGAGGACTTCAAGCAGGTATAGTTCATACAGGTGGTGGAGCAAGAATAAAAAATATTGAAAAGACTATTTCTGATTTTATGGGATCTCAAACAAGGTTAGGAGTAGCCTCGAACAATTCATCTAATTTTTATATTGAAAATGCAGATGAATTATTTAAAGATCCATTGTTTTCACCAATTTTAGGAACTATAAATTTATATTTTAGTGGTACAAATATACCAAAATTATATATAGAAGATTCAAAAGATTATGTTGAAAATAATTTTCATGAAGAAAAAGTAGAAAAAAAGGGAGGTTTCTTCTCAAGACTTGGAAGAATCCTTTTAGGGGGTAATGAAGATGCCATTTAA
- a CDS encoding DUF4894 domain-containing protein, whose amino-acid sequence MNATRSLLLLILMMYIFIIFYIIFSFFVTQKKNTINIAAIQQPICVVKFNSRYLLLNKDEIIFKISDVPIVGYPLINFDDYFNYKNELSKLSLNQLNYISRIDFEKKILYINVGYKIFFNSWKDVIKNFEDIIIKLKKYEPGNYHLLSGGSLISIY is encoded by the coding sequence ATGAATGCCACACGTTCTTTATTGCTGTTAATATTGATGATGTATATTTTTATTATTTTTTATATTATCTTCAGTTTTTTTGTTACACAAAAGAAAAACACGATTAACATCGCAGCAATACAACAACCTATATGTGTGGTAAAATTTAATAGCAGGTATCTACTTTTAAATAAAGATGAAATAATTTTTAAAATTTCGGATGTTCCTATAGTAGGATATCCTCTTATAAATTTTGATGATTATTTTAATTATAAAAACGAATTGTCAAAATTATCTTTAAATCAATTAAATTATATTTCGAGAATTGATTTTGAAAAAAAAATATTATACATAAATGTCGGTTATAAAATTTTTTTTAATTCATGGAAAGATGTTATAAAAAATTTTGAAGATATAATAATTAAATTAAAAAAATATGAACCGGGGAATTATCATCTTCTTTCTGGAGGTAGTTTAATTAGTATTTATTAG
- a CDS encoding DNA gyrase/topoisomerase IV subunit B, whose translation MSQYSQENIKVLKGLEPVRKRPGMYIGSIGKSGLNHLVYEIVDNSVDEYMSGFCSKIVVKINSDNSIEIIDNGRGIPVGPHPTEKKDTLEVVFTTLHAGGKFDNATYKISGGLHGVGASVVNALSEYLEVWVHRNGKIYYQKYSRGIKLTEVEILSDTNKTGTHIKFKPDSEIFENGDIEVEGQIIESRLRELAFLNPGLEIEFIDEKRNKKNVFKFEKGISEFLEHLIKKNKKMPIHENPIFGKGAVKNPRGENFSDIIVEFSMMYTRNDFPHLYSYVNNIRTIEGGEHESAFKTTLTRIMNEYARKNKFLKEKEANFTGEDVREGLIAILSIKLPDPVFEGQTKAKLGSKEVRVAVNEILSEYLIKFLDSHPKDTKMIFERIKEAARARINAKKARDKVKRKSIFENSPLPGKLADCTSTNLDETELFIVEGNSAGGNAKTARDRNFQAILPLRGKIINVEKHDIERLMKNEQVSNIISAIGTGIGENFNIDKLRYGKIIIMTDADVDGAHIRTLLLALFFRFMPELIKEGRIYAAQPPLYKFKSGKFEAYLYSDEELEKLKKEYPKFSLQRYKGLGEMNSNQLWDTTMDPEKRKLVQINIDDLVETEEILEILMGNDPSARREFIEEHALKIKELDI comes from the coding sequence ATGAGTCAATATTCCCAAGAAAATATTAAAGTTTTAAAAGGTTTAGAACCTGTTAGAAAAAGACCTGGTATGTATATAGGTTCTATTGGGAAATCAGGATTAAATCATTTAGTATATGAAATAGTAGATAATAGTGTTGATGAATATATGAGTGGTTTTTGTAGTAAAATTGTAGTTAAAATAAATAGTGATAATTCTATAGAAATTATAGACAACGGAAGAGGAATTCCTGTAGGGCCACATCCAACTGAAAAAAAAGATACACTAGAAGTTGTGTTTACAACACTACATGCTGGCGGTAAATTTGATAATGCTACTTATAAAATAAGTGGTGGATTGCATGGTGTTGGTGCTTCTGTTGTTAATGCTTTATCTGAATATTTAGAGGTTTGGGTTCATAGAAATGGAAAGATATATTATCAAAAATATTCAAGAGGAATTAAGCTAACTGAAGTAGAAATATTAAGTGATACAAATAAAACTGGAACACATATAAAATTTAAACCAGATTCTGAAATATTTGAAAATGGCGATATTGAAGTAGAAGGACAAATTATTGAAAGTAGATTAAGGGAATTAGCATTTTTAAATCCTGGTTTAGAAATAGAATTTATAGATGAAAAAAGAAATAAAAAAAATGTATTTAAATTTGAAAAAGGCATATCAGAATTTTTAGAGCATTTGATTAAAAAGAATAAAAAAATGCCAATACATGAAAATCCTATTTTTGGAAAAGGGGCTGTAAAAAATCCAAGAGGTGAAAATTTTTCTGATATTATAGTTGAATTTTCAATGATGTATACACGAAATGATTTTCCACATTTATATAGCTATGTAAATAATATAAGAACTATTGAAGGTGGAGAACATGAATCAGCTTTTAAAACAACTTTAACAAGAATAATGAATGAATATGCCCGTAAGAATAAATTTTTAAAAGAAAAAGAAGCCAATTTTACTGGTGAAGATGTAAGAGAAGGATTAATTGCAATTTTGAGTATTAAGCTTCCAGACCCAGTTTTTGAAGGTCAGACGAAAGCTAAATTAGGAAGTAAAGAAGTTAGGGTTGCTGTAAATGAAATTTTATCAGAATATTTAATTAAATTTCTGGACTCTCATCCTAAAGATACAAAAATGATATTTGAACGCATAAAAGAAGCTGCAAGAGCTCGTATAAACGCAAAAAAAGCTCGAGATAAAGTAAAAAGAAAATCAATTTTTGAAAATTCACCACTTCCTGGAAAACTTGCTGACTGTACATCAACCAATTTAGATGAGACAGAATTATTTATTGTTGAAGGAAATTCAGCTGGTGGTAATGCTAAAACTGCTAGAGATAGAAATTTTCAAGCAATATTGCCATTAAGAGGTAAAATAATTAATGTTGAAAAACATGATATTGAAAGATTAATGAAAAATGAACAAGTTTCAAATATTATATCAGCAATTGGTACTGGGATAGGAGAAAATTTTAATATAGATAAATTAAGATATGGAAAAATTATTATTATGACAGATGCTGATGTTGATGGAGCTCACATAAGAACATTGTTATTAGCATTGTTTTTCAGGTTTATGCCTGAATTAATTAAAGAGGGAAGAATATATGCAGCACAACCACCTTTATATAAATTTAAATCAGGTAAATTTGAAGCTTATTTATATAGCGATGAAGAATTAGAAAAATTAAAGAAAGAGTATCCAAAATTTTCATTACAAAGATATAAAGGGCTTGGTGAAATGAATTCTAATCAATTATGGGACACAACAATGGATCCAGAAAAAAGAAAATTAGTTCAAATTAATATTGATGATCTTGTAGAAACAGAAGAAATTTTGGAAATATTGATGGGAAATGATCCATCAGCAAGAAGAGAATTTATAGAAGAACATGCTTTAAAGATTAAGGAGCTAGATATTTAA
- a CDS encoding DciA family protein has product MKELNEILKDLGRQNNVLKKVLMIKDLKNIIKNVFEKYGLTSVEVVNVDLKTSTLFLYVNDNYIKQEIVFKKKRILIDINNKLEYDKIKDIKFSGGVS; this is encoded by the coding sequence ATGAAAGAATTAAATGAAATTCTTAAAGATTTAGGACGCCAAAATAACGTATTAAAAAAGGTTTTGATGATAAAAGACTTAAAAAATATAATAAAAAATGTTTTTGAGAAATATGGTTTAACCTCAGTGGAGGTGGTTAATGTAGATTTGAAAACCTCCACACTTTTTTTGTATGTAAATGATAATTATATTAAGCAAGAAATTGTATTTAAAAAGAAAAGAATTTTAATAGATATTAATAATAAACTTGAATATGATAAGATAAAAGATATAAAATTTTCCGGAGGTGTTAGTTAA
- a CDS encoding aminotransferase class IV, with protein MFYNSKNWIEKTIYKNEDFDLFNGYSTYETLRTYNKNIFALRFHYERLKKSAMFLGLEVPEYEILKNTLISGIKNFNCKNDVRIKILINKYTSKEKTFYAFIEPIREIDDLRESGVVLTISRERKPKNPVIPYYVKTTLNGYSMYLRQKYNAYYDSIVLNEFGYVTEGTKSNIFIVTAGVITTPPISAGILPGVTRKIVLELIESFNMDFEERNIEVWELLSADEIFLTHTSVGIIPVRRIVPNFTFNAPGISTETLINYWQDFIIANNEYWE; from the coding sequence GTGTTTTATAATTCTAAAAATTGGATTGAAAAAACAATATATAAAAATGAAGATTTTGACCTTTTTAATGGTTATTCTACTTATGAAACATTGAGGACTTATAATAAAAATATTTTTGCTCTTCGTTTTCATTATGAGAGATTAAAAAAATCTGCGATGTTTTTAGGTTTGGAAGTTCCAGAATACGAAATTTTAAAAAACACATTAATAAGTGGCATAAAAAACTTTAATTGCAAAAATGATGTGAGAATAAAAATATTGATAAATAAATATACGTCTAAAGAAAAAACTTTTTATGCCTTTATAGAACCGATAAGAGAAATTGATGATTTAAGAGAAAGTGGTGTTGTTCTTACAATTTCTCGCGAGAGAAAACCAAAAAATCCAGTGATTCCATATTATGTAAAAACAACATTGAACGGATATAGTATGTATTTAAGGCAAAAATATAATGCCTATTATGATTCTATTGTTTTAAATGAATTTGGATATGTTACTGAGGGTACTAAATCTAATATTTTTATTGTAACTGCTGGAGTAATAACGACTCCTCCAATTTCTGCCGGGATTTTACCGGGAGTTACAAGAAAAATAGTTTTAGAATTAATAGAAAGTTTTAATATGGATTTTGAAGAGAGAAATATAGAGGTATGGGAACTGCTTTCTGCAGATGAAATTTTTTTGACTCATACTAGTGTTGGAATAATACCAGTTAGAAGGATTGTTCCTAATTTTACATTTAATGCTCCAGGGATTTCAACGGAAACGCTTATTAATTACTGGCAAGATTTTATTATTGCTAATAATGAGTATTGGGAGTAA
- the mtaB gene encoding tRNA (N(6)-L-threonylcarbamoyladenosine(37)-C(2))-methylthiotransferase MtaB, producing the protein MKKIDIITYGCKLNQAESEYIGEKLQQLNFFVEYDKKGKNSDYVLINSCTVTKEAERKIKQLIRSIKRENKNKKVVVVGCYSHTSVDEIRKAGADLILGNLEKKYIEKYIDKNGVFVEKAYWNKNDEKLFIPTKPYNSYSRYFLPIEEGCMEFCAYCRIIFARGNKIRSVEKKEIFESIKNIYSQGIKEVVFTGINLSYFGYRTSYNLKKLIFDINNEFESKEIRFRISSLYPDFIDKEFIELLNNSSIFEKHIHLSLQHVSTTILKTMGRKYTEEYLYKLFDMIYTINPDFSISADLIVGFPGETENDFEKLITFLNKYNFSRIHAFRYSSRPNTKAARMKNQIPGNIKKNRMKELQKYISQSTNKYIKHLTGKRVKVLIEKVEGNKSFGYDEYYIYHKINGILNNNVFYNVMIENFDSTGVISRVL; encoded by the coding sequence GTGAAAAAAATAGATATAATTACTTATGGATGTAAATTAAATCAAGCAGAGAGTGAATATATTGGAGAAAAATTACAACAATTAAATTTTTTTGTAGAGTATGACAAAAAAGGCAAAAACAGTGATTATGTGTTGATTAATTCTTGTACTGTAACCAAAGAAGCTGAAAGGAAGATTAAACAACTAATACGAAGCATTAAAAGAGAAAATAAAAATAAAAAAGTCGTTGTTGTTGGATGCTATTCACATACAAGTGTGGATGAAATAAGAAAAGCTGGAGCAGATTTAATATTAGGAAATTTAGAAAAAAAATACATTGAAAAATATATCGATAAAAATGGAGTATTTGTTGAAAAAGCATATTGGAATAAAAATGATGAGAAACTATTTATTCCAACTAAGCCATATAACTCATATTCAAGATATTTTCTTCCAATTGAAGAAGGATGTATGGAATTTTGTGCATATTGTAGAATTATTTTTGCTAGAGGAAATAAAATTAGAAGTGTTGAAAAAAAAGAAATTTTTGAAAGTATTAAAAATATTTATTCGCAAGGCATAAAAGAGGTAGTGTTTACAGGGATTAACCTATCATATTTTGGGTATAGAACGAGTTATAATTTAAAAAAATTGATATTTGATATAAACAATGAATTTGAAAGTAAAGAAATAAGATTTAGGATAAGCTCTTTATATCCAGATTTTATAGATAAAGAATTTATTGAACTGTTAAATAATAGTTCAATATTTGAAAAACATATACATTTATCTTTACAGCATGTTTCAACTACTATTTTAAAAACTATGGGAAGAAAATATACAGAAGAATATTTATATAAATTATTTGATATGATATATACTATAAACCCGGATTTTTCTATATCAGCTGATTTGATAGTTGGATTTCCTGGGGAAACTGAAAACGATTTTGAAAAGTTAATTACTTTTTTAAATAAATATAATTTTTCACGTATACATGCATTTAGATATTCAAGCAGACCTAATACTAAAGCGGCAAGGATGAAAAATCAAATTCCTGGAAACATTAAAAAAAATCGCATGAAAGAACTGCAAAAATATATTAGTCAATCAACAAATAAATATATAAAACATTTAACAGGGAAAAGGGTAAAAGTTTTAATAGAAAAAGTTGAAGGTAATAAAAGTTTTGGTTATGATGAATATTATATTTATCATAAAATAAATGGAATATTGAACAATAATGTTTTTTATAATGTTATGATAGAAAACTTTGATAGTACTGGGGTGATTTCACGTGTTTTATAA
- a CDS encoding CBS domain-containing protein codes for MRVEDIMLKDVTSLVEDVTIERFIILCERHGYSAFPIVDTEFHLVGLLSESMVIKASIPGYLSLMQSTSFIPDSQQFIKGLGNILHKTVSDIMDKNPTKVYYDDTALHVADVIIKNSLKIVPVVDYDNRLVGIVRRIKLLSLAAKGILKEP; via the coding sequence GTGAGAGTAGAAGATATAATGTTAAAAGATGTCACATCTTTGGTTGAAGATGTTACTATAGAACGATTTATCATATTATGTGAGAGACATGGTTATTCAGCTTTTCCTATTGTTGATACAGAATTTCATCTTGTAGGATTACTGAGTGAATCTATGGTTATTAAGGCGTCTATACCGGGATACCTTTCTTTGATGCAATCTACATCGTTTATTCCGGATTCACAACAATTTATTAAAGGATTAGGAAATATTCTTCACAAAACAGTATCGGACATTATGGATAAAAATCCAACAAAAGTTTATTATGATGACACTGCTTTACATGTTGCAGATGTAATAATCAAAAATAGTTTAAAAATTGTTCCAGTTGTTGATTATGATAATAGATTAGTTGGTATTGTGAGAAGAATAAAATTATTGAGTCTTGCTGCAAAGGGGATATTAAAAGAGCCGTGA